In Sulfurisphaera javensis, a single genomic region encodes these proteins:
- a CDS encoding AMP-binding protein produces the protein MSWFPTKEWVEESNVYSFMIENNLEKLRDFISYTYEKPEEFWDKFVKLIRLKFYSMYDRVLDLSQGKQWPKWFINGKLNIGDQIPDSSEVFIKWMDEKGNTRTLTYNEVYQDAKAVSSWLKKLGLKKGDTVGIYMPMIPEIVPIFLGIARAGMIVVPLFSGFGKEPIKVRAEDSEMKVIFTVDMTIRKGKEINPLENLEGIKVTKVVIERGGNREKDSVSFSEVLRTAGDGLEITDSEDPFMIIYTSGTTGKPKGCVHTHDGFPIKASADVYFQFDMKKGETLMWVTDLGWMMGPWAILSSLLLKGKIGMIEGYANYSLVTKFIEDMKVDILGLSASLIRAFKSEIEKGKLDVRIVGNTGEPIDYESWKWLYEAVKGPIINYSGGTEISGGILGNYVINEIKPTAFNGFSPGIQADIFDENGRHAPANVEGELVILSVWPGMTRGFWKDKERYINTYWSKWENVWVHGDLAYYDEMGFYYIVGRSDDTIKVSGKRIGPAEVEQVINSYQGVIESACVGIPDPMKGEVIMCFAVTNTKVDKAELMRYAEKMLGKAIAPKDIVFVKELPKTRNAKIMRRLIRALILGKPIGDVSALDNPTSLEEIKKAISQ, from the coding sequence ATGAGCTGGTTTCCCACTAAGGAATGGGTTGAGGAAAGTAATGTATATTCATTTATGATTGAAAATAACTTAGAGAAGTTAAGAGATTTTATTTCTTATACTTATGAAAAACCGGAGGAATTTTGGGACAAATTCGTTAAACTTATTCGTTTAAAATTTTACTCAATGTATGATAGAGTACTTGACTTGTCTCAAGGTAAACAATGGCCTAAATGGTTTATAAATGGAAAACTTAACATAGGCGATCAAATACCAGATTCTTCAGAAGTATTTATAAAGTGGATGGACGAAAAAGGCAATACAAGGACATTAACTTACAACGAAGTGTATCAAGATGCAAAAGCGGTCTCTTCATGGCTTAAGAAACTTGGTTTAAAGAAAGGTGATACAGTAGGAATTTATATGCCAATGATACCAGAAATTGTACCTATCTTTTTAGGAATAGCAAGGGCTGGAATGATTGTAGTTCCATTATTTTCAGGATTTGGAAAAGAACCTATAAAAGTAAGAGCTGAAGACAGTGAAATGAAAGTGATTTTCACAGTAGATATGACTATAAGGAAAGGAAAGGAGATAAATCCTTTAGAAAACTTAGAAGGAATAAAAGTAACAAAAGTGGTAATTGAAAGAGGTGGAAACAGAGAAAAAGACTCAGTTAGTTTTTCAGAAGTATTAAGAACTGCTGGAGACGGTCTAGAGATAACAGATTCTGAAGATCCTTTTATGATAATTTACACTAGTGGTACAACTGGAAAACCTAAAGGTTGCGTACATACTCATGATGGGTTTCCAATTAAAGCTTCTGCTGACGTTTATTTTCAATTTGATATGAAAAAAGGGGAAACGTTAATGTGGGTCACTGATTTAGGCTGGATGATGGGTCCATGGGCTATTTTATCTTCTCTTTTACTCAAAGGTAAAATTGGTATGATTGAAGGTTATGCTAACTACTCTCTTGTTACAAAGTTTATTGAAGATATGAAGGTTGATATTCTTGGCCTCTCTGCAAGTTTAATTAGAGCATTTAAAAGTGAGATAGAAAAAGGTAAACTAGACGTTAGAATTGTTGGAAATACTGGTGAACCTATTGATTATGAAAGTTGGAAATGGTTATACGAAGCCGTAAAAGGACCTATTATTAATTATTCTGGAGGAACTGAAATATCTGGAGGTATATTAGGAAACTATGTAATAAATGAGATAAAACCTACTGCCTTCAATGGCTTTTCACCTGGTATTCAAGCTGATATATTTGACGAGAATGGTAGACATGCTCCAGCCAATGTAGAAGGAGAATTAGTTATATTGAGCGTTTGGCCAGGGATGACAAGGGGATTCTGGAAGGATAAAGAAAGATATATTAACACCTATTGGAGTAAATGGGAGAACGTTTGGGTCCATGGAGACTTAGCATATTATGATGAAATGGGATTCTATTATATCGTAGGAAGGAGCGATGATACTATAAAAGTTTCTGGAAAGAGAATAGGACCAGCTGAGGTGGAACAAGTTATTAACTCTTATCAAGGAGTAATCGAGAGCGCATGTGTTGGCATACCAGATCCGATGAAAGGTGAAGTAATAATGTGCTTTGCTGTAACAAATACGAAAGTTGATAAGGCTGAGTTAATGCGTTATGCTGAAAAGATGCTTGGTAAAGCAATAGCACCAAAGGATATAGTGTTTGTGAAGGAATTACCAAAAACTAGAAATGCTAAAATAATGAGGAGATTAATTAGGGCTTTAATTTTAGGTAAACCAATAGGAGATGTATCAGCATTAGATAATCCTACTTCATTAGAAGAAATTAAAAAAGCAATATCACAATAA
- a CDS encoding acyl-CoA dehydrogenase family protein, protein MSELILSSIKEFVKREVEPLAEKIDREDYYPRELVRKMGKLGFLSPLYEGLSLFDTCTIIQEIAKVSGSVALIQDAQGELVIEPIRVFGTNNQKEEYLEKLARGEIIGGFGLSEPCCGSDAGSINTKAEKIHGNWVINGKKMWTTQGLYADLYIVMARTGDPKLKEKTITAFIIKRNNCVKPRKIEVMGNRGTGTAEVEFNECEVNEDDILGGLNEGWKVAKYALLIGRIAISSIALGLSIGALEEALEWSKQREVFGSKLIEKQGIQWYISKSVAKLYAIKSMIKDVCNYPLERLEDIEGKISSLKYLASNLAEEVIDTLLQIMGGLGYAKGSKTERAYRDVRLTRIGEGADEVQFMIIDKVIRRKGIDYLLQ, encoded by the coding sequence ATGAGTGAATTAATATTATCTTCAATTAAGGAGTTTGTTAAAAGAGAAGTAGAGCCTTTAGCAGAAAAGATCGATAGAGAAGATTACTACCCAAGAGAATTAGTTAGAAAAATGGGTAAGTTAGGGTTTTTGTCCCCACTTTATGAAGGACTTTCACTCTTTGATACTTGTACGATAATTCAAGAGATAGCAAAAGTTAGTGGTTCAGTAGCCTTAATTCAAGATGCTCAGGGAGAGCTTGTAATTGAACCTATAAGAGTTTTTGGAACAAATAATCAAAAAGAAGAATACCTAGAGAAATTGGCTAGAGGTGAAATAATAGGTGGCTTTGGTCTTAGTGAACCTTGTTGTGGGAGTGATGCTGGGAGTATTAATACTAAAGCTGAAAAAATTCATGGAAATTGGGTGATAAATGGTAAGAAGATGTGGACAACTCAAGGTCTTTACGCTGATTTATACATTGTAATGGCAAGAACTGGTGACCCAAAGTTAAAAGAAAAAACTATTACAGCTTTTATAATAAAGAGAAATAATTGTGTAAAACCCAGGAAGATCGAAGTTATGGGAAATAGAGGTACTGGAACTGCTGAAGTAGAATTTAATGAATGTGAAGTTAATGAAGATGATATATTAGGAGGGCTAAATGAAGGTTGGAAAGTGGCTAAATATGCATTACTTATAGGTAGAATAGCAATATCTTCTATAGCGTTAGGGTTATCTATAGGTGCTTTGGAAGAGGCTTTAGAATGGAGCAAACAAAGAGAAGTATTTGGTTCCAAACTGATAGAAAAGCAAGGAATACAATGGTACATTTCAAAATCAGTTGCCAAGTTATATGCAATAAAAAGTATGATAAAAGACGTATGCAATTATCCTTTAGAGAGGTTGGAAGATATAGAAGGAAAAATATCTTCTCTTAAATATTTAGCTTCAAATTTAGCTGAAGAAGTTATAGATACGTTATTACAAATTATGGGAGGCTTAGGATATGCCAAAGGAAGTAAAACAGAGAGGGCTTATAGGGATGTTAGACTAACAAGAATTGGAGAAGGAGCTGATGAAGTGCAATTTATGATTATAGATAAGGTAATAAGAAGAAAAGGGATTGATTATTTACTTCAGTAG
- a CDS encoding VapB-type antitoxin, with translation MSVTIKVKKEIAKLIDRLVELNIAKSKNEAVNLLIEYGRTEIERRIKEEEEVRNLVNKWLKECFPYEIRYF, from the coding sequence ATGTCAGTTACAATTAAAGTAAAGAAGGAAATTGCTAAGCTGATTGATAGGCTTGTAGAATTAAATATTGCTAAAAGTAAGAATGAGGCTGTTAATCTCTTAATAGAATATGGTAGAACTGAAATTGAGAGAAGAATAAAAGAAGAGGAGGAGGTTAGAAATTTAGTCAATAAGTGGTTAAAAGAATGTTTTCCCTATGAAATTAGATACTTCTGA
- a CDS encoding electron transfer flavoprotein subunit alpha/FixB family protein, translating into MKVVIYSEDVDSIKTGVMYFPNDYTIVVSNKEVKVSDELHILDDIKEEFIANYIASLKPDLVITGSSKRDKSIAGAVAGLLRYPIITDVTEISGNKAKRVVYSGMGIAEIEFSYPVVITVTKKSVEVKEKESKILKVQTKDLRVKRVEIKEKGGGGVDLTSAQIIVSVGRGIGSKENIKYAEELANALGAALGGSRPVTAELGWLPEDRQIGLSGNKVKPKLYIALGISGQPQHLAGIKDAKIIVAVNKDKSAPIVDNADYIIVGDAIEFCKVMADKVKKK; encoded by the coding sequence ATGAAAGTCGTAATATATTCAGAAGACGTCGATTCAATAAAAACCGGCGTAATGTATTTCCCTAACGATTACACCATTGTTGTGAGTAACAAAGAGGTGAAAGTTTCTGATGAGTTACACATTTTAGATGACATAAAAGAGGAATTCATTGCTAACTATATTGCATCATTAAAACCAGATTTAGTTATAACTGGTAGTTCAAAGAGAGATAAGAGCATTGCTGGTGCTGTGGCTGGACTACTTAGATATCCTATAATAACTGATGTAACTGAAATCTCTGGAAATAAAGCAAAAAGAGTTGTTTATAGTGGGATGGGAATTGCTGAAATTGAATTTTCTTATCCAGTAGTAATTACAGTAACTAAAAAGAGTGTAGAGGTCAAAGAAAAGGAAAGTAAAATATTGAAAGTACAGACGAAGGATTTAAGAGTGAAGAGAGTCGAGATAAAAGAAAAAGGCGGAGGAGGAGTAGATTTAACATCAGCTCAGATAATTGTATCAGTAGGAAGAGGAATTGGGAGTAAGGAAAATATTAAATACGCTGAAGAGTTAGCTAATGCATTAGGTGCAGCTTTAGGAGGAAGCAGACCAGTAACAGCGGAGTTAGGTTGGTTGCCAGAAGATAGACAAATTGGATTGTCTGGAAATAAAGTGAAACCGAAGTTATATATAGCCCTAGGAATATCTGGTCAACCTCAGCATTTAGCTGGAATTAAAGATGCGAAAATAATTGTCGCTGTAAATAAGGATAAATCTGCTCCTATAGTAGATAACGCTGATTACATTATTGTTGGAGATGCTATAGAATTTTGCAAGGTAATGGCTGATAAGGTGAAGAAAAAATGA
- a CDS encoding thiolase domain-containing protein — translation MKSNLYFRRVAVIGAGLTLFRRRLLETPQELAWEASRKALDEAGLDLKDIDCVVIGSAPDAFDGVHMKGEYLAHGSGGIRRMVTRVFVGGATGVMVPITAWYHVASGLCQKVLAVAEEKMSPARPHPQSVFRYIWDPITEKPLNPNLIWIFAMEMHRYMYVNKISKEEIALVSVKNKRNALNNPYAQAAGNITVDDVLKSEILVWPVQLLDTSPVSDGAAAMVIVSEDIARRYTDTPVWIEGVGWALDNTEWTGRELTYPRYLEYAARMAYKMAAIERPSKEIDVIEPYDPFDYKELHHIEGLMIAKRGEAPKLLKEGVFDIDGDIPSSPSGGLLGVGNPIAAAGLMKTISIYWQLKGTAGKMQVKKPVHTGLAQAWGDLMQASTVIVMRN, via the coding sequence ATGAAGAGTAATCTTTATTTTAGAAGAGTAGCTGTCATTGGTGCTGGTCTCACTCTATTCAGAAGAAGACTATTAGAGACGCCACAAGAATTAGCATGGGAAGCTTCAAGGAAAGCATTAGATGAGGCTGGTTTAGATCTAAAAGATATTGATTGTGTAGTGATTGGTAGTGCTCCAGATGCTTTTGATGGAGTTCATATGAAAGGGGAATACTTAGCTCATGGTTCTGGTGGAATAAGAAGGATGGTTACTAGAGTGTTTGTAGGAGGTGCTACTGGTGTAATGGTACCTATAACTGCATGGTATCATGTAGCTAGTGGATTATGTCAAAAAGTACTAGCTGTAGCTGAAGAGAAAATGAGCCCTGCTAGACCTCATCCTCAGTCAGTATTTAGGTATATATGGGATCCGATAACTGAGAAACCGTTAAACCCTAATTTAATTTGGATATTCGCAATGGAGATGCATAGATATATGTATGTAAATAAAATAAGTAAAGAAGAAATTGCATTAGTTTCTGTAAAAAATAAAAGAAATGCATTAAACAATCCATATGCACAAGCTGCTGGTAATATTACAGTTGACGATGTATTAAAGAGTGAGATACTAGTATGGCCAGTTCAATTATTAGATACTAGTCCAGTTAGTGATGGAGCCGCAGCCATGGTAATCGTAAGTGAGGATATAGCGAGACGTTATACTGATACTCCAGTGTGGATTGAAGGAGTAGGATGGGCATTAGATAACACAGAGTGGACTGGGAGAGAGTTAACTTACCCTAGATATCTCGAATATGCAGCAAGAATGGCTTATAAAATGGCTGCTATAGAAAGGCCAAGTAAGGAAATAGATGTAATTGAGCCTTATGACCCCTTTGATTATAAAGAGCTTCATCATATAGAAGGTTTAATGATTGCTAAGAGAGGAGAAGCACCAAAATTGCTAAAGGAGGGGGTATTTGACATTGATGGAGATATTCCAAGTAGTCCATCTGGTGGTCTTTTGGGTGTAGGTAATCCTATTGCTGCGGCTGGTCTCATGAAAACAATTAGCATTTATTGGCAGCTAAAAGGAACTGCTGGGAAAATGCAAGTAAAGAAACCTGTTCATACTGGATTAGCACAAGCCTGGGGGGATTTGATGCAAGCCTCAACTGTTATAGTTATGAGAAATTAA
- a CDS encoding thiolase domain-containing protein, whose amino-acid sequence MRIGIVGVGWYGFKPNTREVSFREMMFEAATRAYYDAGNLNPRTDVDTFISCQEDFWEGIAIADEFAPDPIGGAMRPTMTVTGDGLQGILHGVMHILSGLSNVTVVESHAKPSDIKTLRDVIEFAYDPIYGRIGAKNIHFLAGLEATKYMKIRNATREDYASVVVKNKRNGLRNTRAPFSSNLNIDDVTKRDFVVYPLTDLDISRFVDGAVVMVLASEEVARKFNDTPIWIEGIYSATETTLELSNLGEATYMKIASREAYKMAKIDSIRKIKSAFVDDTYSYKELQHIEGLELSQNAVEDLREGEFEIGGKVEVNPLGGHLAGGRALEASGLALLLDAIDYLREGKVDNAVVASWRGIPTFTGAVGVVSR is encoded by the coding sequence ATGCGAATAGGAATTGTTGGAGTAGGATGGTATGGGTTTAAGCCTAATACTAGGGAGGTCTCATTTAGAGAAATGATGTTTGAGGCAGCTACCAGGGCGTATTATGATGCTGGAAATCTAAATCCAAGGACTGATGTAGATACATTTATCTCTTGTCAAGAGGACTTTTGGGAAGGAATAGCAATAGCTGATGAATTCGCACCAGATCCTATTGGAGGAGCTATGAGACCAACTATGACAGTTACTGGGGATGGCCTTCAAGGTATTTTACATGGTGTTATGCATATTCTTTCGGGTCTATCAAATGTAACTGTTGTTGAATCTCATGCAAAGCCTAGTGATATAAAAACTTTACGGGATGTTATTGAGTTTGCATATGATCCGATTTATGGAAGAATAGGAGCTAAAAATATTCATTTTCTTGCTGGATTAGAAGCAACTAAATATATGAAAATTCGGAATGCAACAAGAGAAGATTATGCTTCAGTTGTGGTTAAAAATAAGAGGAATGGTCTAAGAAACACTAGAGCCCCATTTTCATCGAATTTAAACATTGACGATGTAACTAAGCGTGATTTCGTTGTATATCCGCTTACAGACTTAGATATTTCTAGGTTTGTTGATGGAGCAGTAGTAATGGTTTTAGCTAGTGAAGAAGTTGCGAGGAAGTTTAATGATACGCCTATTTGGATAGAGGGAATTTACTCAGCTACTGAGACTACGTTAGAACTTTCTAATTTGGGGGAGGCTACTTACATGAAAATAGCATCACGTGAAGCTTATAAGATGGCTAAAATTGATTCAATAAGGAAAATTAAGTCTGCATTCGTAGATGATACTTATAGCTATAAAGAATTACAACACATCGAAGGATTAGAATTAAGTCAAAATGCAGTGGAAGATTTGAGAGAAGGAGAATTTGAGATTGGTGGTAAAGTTGAAGTAAATCCTTTAGGTGGACATTTAGCTGGCGGAAGGGCTTTAGAGGCTAGTGGGCTTGCATTATTACTTGATGCTATTGATTATCTTAGAGAGGGAAAAGTAGATAATGCTGTAGTAGCTAGTTGGAGGGGTATTCCTACTTTTACTGGAGCTGTAGGGGTGGTGAGTAGGTAA
- a CDS encoding Zn-ribbon domain-containing OB-fold protein, with product MSWDKIGYEDKLLVWNEIMEAEEYVYTVGVAGEEFFKGLKEKRIVGSKCPKCGKVYVPARLYCEDCFIKTEFINITSKPYIYTYTIIYADENGNKLEKPQVVALVRFENTNGGLLAFVEGEVEIGKEVEILEYKIPLIVRVK from the coding sequence ATGAGTTGGGATAAGATTGGTTATGAAGATAAACTTTTGGTATGGAACGAAATAATGGAAGCCGAAGAGTATGTTTATACTGTCGGGGTTGCTGGAGAAGAGTTCTTTAAAGGGCTTAAAGAGAAAAGAATTGTAGGAAGTAAATGTCCTAAGTGTGGTAAAGTTTACGTTCCAGCAAGATTATACTGTGAGGATTGCTTCATAAAAACTGAATTTATAAACATAACTTCTAAGCCTTATATTTACACATATACAATAATCTACGCTGACGAAAACGGAAACAAGTTAGAAAAACCACAAGTAGTAGCTCTCGTTAGGTTTGAAAATACTAATGGTGGATTATTAGCTTTTGTAGAGGGTGAAGTTGAAATAGGGAAAGAAGTTGAAATACTTGAATACAAAATACCACTTATAGTGAGAGTGAAATGA
- a CDS encoding PaREP1 family protein, which produces MKLTLDSIRKFIQEADELLEKGDLIQASEKYYKAAEEAIKILTIKHNLKVLYKINERKRWSSELLFKAVDELRIIYKDVEKYWLSAWKLHVDGFHEVALNYEEIKRLKEDVKKLISLLK; this is translated from the coding sequence ATGAAGCTAACATTAGATTCAATTCGAAAATTTATTCAAGAGGCTGATGAGTTACTTGAGAAGGGGGATCTAATACAAGCAAGCGAAAAGTACTACAAAGCAGCAGAAGAAGCAATAAAAATACTAACAATTAAGCATAATCTTAAAGTATTGTACAAAATTAATGAAAGAAAACGTTGGAGTTCCGAATTGCTTTTCAAGGCTGTTGATGAGCTAAGAATAATTTATAAAGATGTTGAGAAATATTGGTTATCTGCATGGAAGTTACATGTAGATGGTTTTCATGAAGTTGCTTTAAATTATGAAGAAATAAAAAGATTGAAAGAGGATGTTAAAAAATTAATTAGTCTACTGAAGTAA
- a CDS encoding FAD-dependent oxidoreductase codes for MSFDADLIIVGGGLSGLSAGITAVKEGLNVILLERGEYSGAKNVSGGRMYVHALLKLIPDALERAPLERPITKETFEFYCDNKKKLTISFEEKEKKNSYTVLRAKFDRWLASEAESLGLLISYSTLVLNVYRENGGITLETNRGVLKTPLVIDASGVTSIVFRSLGLRRFTPDKWMLGVKEIVKTDLNLPEDEGEVRTIVGLIKGVKGGGFVYTNKDTLSVGMAVTFDSLPKSEFPAKDLVEGFRERLGIEGEILEYSAHAIPYFGYKNLQQLYAENLIAVGDSAGFLINDGFTIRGMDLAIGSGIIAGLAAKKIIEMKDFTKTNIYYDMLKESFVLKHLELAYSRFELLNKAYVLNTYPEVLCNLLSDMFTVTEERKTLIDDALLRLKEKGISLSQALRDILSVAK; via the coding sequence ATGAGTTTTGACGCTGATCTGATTATTGTTGGTGGTGGTCTTTCTGGACTCTCAGCTGGGATAACTGCCGTAAAAGAAGGACTTAACGTTATTCTTTTAGAAAGAGGAGAATATAGTGGAGCTAAGAACGTATCTGGAGGTAGAATGTATGTACACGCTCTTCTTAAGCTAATACCAGATGCATTAGAGAGGGCCCCTTTAGAAAGACCTATAACTAAAGAAACTTTTGAATTTTACTGCGATAATAAAAAGAAGTTAACGATTTCTTTTGAAGAAAAAGAAAAGAAAAATAGTTACACAGTTTTAAGGGCAAAGTTTGACAGATGGCTAGCTAGTGAAGCAGAAAGTTTAGGTTTATTAATTTCTTATTCAACCCTTGTTTTAAATGTTTATAGAGAGAACGGAGGAATAACTTTAGAGACTAATAGAGGTGTATTAAAGACACCCCTAGTCATTGATGCCTCTGGAGTTACTTCAATTGTCTTCAGAAGTTTAGGTTTGAGAAGATTTACTCCAGATAAATGGATGTTAGGTGTAAAAGAAATTGTGAAGACCGATCTTAATTTACCAGAAGATGAAGGAGAGGTTAGAACTATTGTAGGTTTAATTAAAGGTGTTAAAGGTGGAGGATTCGTTTATACGAATAAAGATACTTTATCAGTTGGCATGGCAGTTACTTTTGACTCTTTACCTAAATCTGAATTTCCAGCAAAAGACCTCGTCGAAGGATTTAGGGAAAGACTAGGTATAGAAGGAGAAATTCTTGAATACTCAGCTCATGCCATTCCTTACTTCGGTTATAAGAATCTACAACAACTTTACGCTGAGAACTTGATTGCTGTTGGTGACTCAGCTGGATTTCTTATAAACGACGGTTTTACAATTAGAGGAATGGACTTAGCTATTGGTTCTGGAATTATAGCTGGTTTGGCAGCTAAGAAAATAATTGAAATGAAGGATTTTACTAAAACTAACATATATTATGACATGTTGAAAGAAAGCTTTGTCCTTAAGCACTTAGAGTTAGCTTACAGTAGATTTGAATTATTAAATAAGGCCTATGTTTTGAATACTTACCCAGAAGTATTATGCAATTTGTTATCTGATATGTTTACAGTTACAGAAGAGAGAAAGACATTAATTGATGATGCTCTTTTAAGATTGAAAGAAAAAGGGATAAGTTTAAGCCAAGCATTAAGAGATATTTTAAGTGTTGCAAAATGA
- a CDS encoding PaREP1 family protein — MLLLKSPAEIYFEEADELLEKGDLIQASEKYYKAAEEAIKILTITLELQSIIEKVKNEKEWSLEVLNEASFELTNILGDFVLEAWKSATALITVNLDKEIIKRYKEEIKKLVDEANIRFNSKIYSRG; from the coding sequence ATGCTTCTATTAAAGTCTCCAGCAGAAATTTACTTTGAGGAGGCTGATGAGTTACTTGAGAAGGGGGATCTAATACAAGCAAGCGAAAAGTACTACAAAGCAGCAGAAGAAGCAATAAAAATACTAACAATAACTTTAGAACTTCAAAGTATAATAGAAAAAGTAAAGAATGAAAAAGAATGGAGCTTAGAAGTGTTAAACGAGGCTTCATTTGAGCTTACTAACATTTTAGGAGATTTCGTTCTTGAAGCTTGGAAAAGTGCTACAGCTTTAATAACTGTGAATCTTGATAAAGAGATAATTAAAAGATATAAAGAGGAGATAAAAAAATTAGTAGATGAAGCTAACATTAGATTCAATTCGAAAATTTATTCAAGAGGCTGA
- a CDS encoding electron transfer flavoprotein subunit alpha: MNIVTCFKIVPDDTLIKIVGDKLDLNVPSKISTYDKNAIEEAVRIKEKFGGKAIGVTAGNTDRKSIREALAMGLDEVIAINMKMQDVMTTAEALAETLSSIKPDIILTGEATTDSSTSVFPSYLASLLSYPFITYAKSISIEGNKVKVERNLTTFQEVVEAELPVVISVVGEINTPRIPSVKQILESSKKPVKNVDFDKEPKIKISNVSPYVITRKKIIIEGKMEEAVDKLLNYLSQEGVL, from the coding sequence ATGAATATAGTAACTTGTTTTAAAATAGTCCCTGATGATACTTTAATCAAAATAGTAGGAGATAAATTAGATTTGAATGTACCTTCAAAGATAAGTACATATGATAAAAATGCAATAGAAGAAGCTGTAAGAATAAAAGAGAAGTTTGGAGGAAAAGCAATTGGTGTAACTGCTGGAAATACTGATAGGAAAAGCATTAGAGAAGCCTTAGCTATGGGGTTAGATGAAGTAATAGCAATAAACATGAAAATGCAAGATGTAATGACTACTGCAGAGGCACTAGCAGAAACCCTATCTAGCATAAAGCCAGACATTATCCTTACTGGTGAAGCTACAACAGATAGTAGTACTTCAGTTTTTCCATCATATTTAGCTTCTCTCTTAAGTTATCCCTTCATAACATATGCTAAGTCTATTTCGATTGAAGGAAACAAAGTTAAAGTGGAAAGAAATTTGACTACTTTCCAAGAAGTAGTCGAAGCTGAATTACCAGTCGTTATTTCAGTCGTTGGGGAAATAAACACACCAAGGATCCCAAGTGTTAAACAAATATTAGAGTCTTCAAAAAAACCAGTTAAAAATGTAGATTTTGATAAAGAACCTAAAATAAAAATTTCAAATGTCTCTCCTTACGTTATAACAAGGAAGAAAATAATTATTGAAGGAAAAATGGAAGAGGCTGTAGATAAACTTCTAAACTATTTATCTCAGGAGGGAGTATTATGA
- a CDS encoding ferredoxin family protein, translated as MIPLLKRLGLNKYTVDQKPHIEVNTDICLTCKDKPCTVSCPAGTYEALPDGRIAVHYERCLECGGALVICPFNAIKFRFPEGGVSYNYG; from the coding sequence ATGATCCCCTTACTGAAAAGATTAGGATTAAATAAATACACAGTAGATCAAAAACCACATATTGAAGTTAATACTGATATTTGTCTAACATGTAAAGATAAACCTTGTACTGTCTCTTGCCCTGCTGGAACTTATGAGGCTTTACCAGATGGTAGAATAGCTGTACACTATGAAAGATGCTTAGAATGTGGAGGAGCATTAGTTATTTGTCCTTTCAATGCTATAAAGTTCAGATTCCCAGAAGGTGGAGTATCTTACAATTATGGATAG
- a CDS encoding Zn-ribbon domain-containing OB-fold protein: MDGTPLKEEDLKKVSTIVYKPNAKYAYSAGQAYSKFLLGLKDKKIIGRKCNKCGRVYVPPRMYCDDCFRPTDEWVEVRDEGIIETVVASFISWTRERIEKPEIVGVIRLFPSNDKDWVFPGLFHRICAEFEEVKNMSLFGKKVKAVWKDNREGSINDIECFKVIE, from the coding sequence ATGGATGGAACTCCTCTTAAGGAAGAAGACTTAAAGAAAGTAAGCACAATAGTTTATAAGCCGAATGCTAAGTATGCCTATTCTGCTGGACAAGCATATAGTAAATTCCTTCTAGGGTTAAAGGATAAAAAGATAATTGGAAGGAAATGCAATAAATGTGGAAGAGTTTATGTTCCACCTAGAATGTATTGTGATGATTGTTTTAGACCAACAGATGAATGGGTTGAAGTAAGGGATGAAGGTATAATAGAGACTGTTGTTGCTAGTTTCATCTCGTGGACAAGAGAGAGAATAGAAAAACCTGAGATTGTGGGTGTAATTAGATTATTTCCGTCTAATGATAAGGATTGGGTGTTTCCAGGGTTATTTCATAGAATTTGTGCAGAGTTTGAAGAAGTGAAAAATATGAGTTTATTTGGTAAAAAAGTAAAGGCTGTTTGGAAAGATAATAGAGAAGGAAGTATAAATGATATTGAATGTTTTAAGGTGATAGAATGA